The genomic region AGTCTATTCAAAAACTGCTAGAAACAGCTCCGCCAATACCACCTGAATTTGACTTAGAGCAAGCCAAATGGGAAGCTCTCAAGGATAAATATGACCTGTGAAGATTCTTTTAGATACTAACGATGTTTAAGCTTCTTTTGTGAAGAAAATTTTAAATACCAAGTTTTCGCTTTAAATCTGCTTCTTTGAGTCTAAAGCCTGCCGCGATCGCCTCTTGATCTTTGACTATCACGGGACGCTTAATCAGCATGGGATCGTGAGCAAAAGCTTGGATCCATTGCTCATCACTCCAATCTTGTCTTTCTGGCCCTAATTGACGATAGGATTGACCAGAGGTGTTTTTTAAAGCCTTTGTCCCTAACTGAGCGACCCAAGCGCTGATAGAAGACACAGAGGGAGGATCCTCTCGATAGTTAACAAAGCTATATTCTATACCTTGGGCTGTTAGCCATTGACAAGCTTTTTTACAAGTCCCACAATTGGGTATTCCGTATACTTCAAATGACATTTTAGGTTATTTCCTTTGGGAACGAAGCCGGTCAATTTGCTCTTGTAGATCTTGAATTTGACGACGCAATATTTCCGCTTCCGATTGACTTTCAACGTTCACCGCGCCCTTGGCTCCTTCTCGAGGATAATTACCCTGACGAATTTGTTGATATTGCGCCGAAGTCGACCAATCTTTGAGTAGGAGTAATCTTTCTACCGCAAAAGGATGGGTAAGAAAGTTACCTTGACTGCCGTTATAAACGAAGAAACGGTAAACTTGATTGAGATTATCCTGTCCTAGATCTTGATATTGTTCCGCTTGTCGGATAAATTCCGCTAAACTACACTCATGTTGGTATTTCTGAGTTCCTCCAGCTAAAGTCATCATGGTTTGAAAGACCGGTTCGAGATCCCCCATTAAGAGTAAAGTCGCCCGATCCGCTGATAACTCTGCTTTGCGTCGCCATTCGTAAAAAGCAAAGATAAGACTACTAGAAATAAGATTACCCAACCCTAGAGTCAATTCTCCCAAAAGAGAAGCCGCACCCATCACCCAAATCGCCATCTGAATTAAGATAGTGTGTTCACACTTGATATGTCCCAACTCGTGGGCGATCGCCACGCGCAATTCAGTCTCATTCATCAGTTCCAACAAACCCGTATTGAGAACAATATAAGGGTGTTGATGTCCCAGAGAATAAGCGTTAACTTGAGGATTTTGAGCAATATAGAGATCAGGTTTGGGGTAAATGCTCAAATCCCTAAGACAATCGCGAAAAATACCGTAGACGGTGGCGTATTGTCTTGGTCCCACCTTGATATTATTCCCTAAGAGATAAATCTGTTGGGGACGTTCCTGAAGATATTCAATAAAACTACTAGCGACCAGATCAAAGCCAGGTAAGCTGCGTAAAGCATCTTCAGCTTGCTGATCCTCAGGATGTTTAAAAGCTTGACTAGCGATTCCGGGATAACTGGGCATGATTATTTATCGAGAAAAAAAGAAACTGATAACTTAACCTTAACTGTTAGTGATTAATATTGTTCCCATAGTGATTATAAAAATTAAAGATGTTTGAGCAACTATTTCTCCCTCTACCTGAAATTGAAAAACCCTCAACCCTTCGCCCTCGCAAAGGCGTAGTTATTGGTGTAGGTCAAGTGGGTATCGCTTGCGCCTATTCTCTCCTGATTCAAAACTGTTTTGATGAATTAATCTTGCAAGATATCGCCGAGGAAAAAGTCGAAGGCGAAGTTATGGATCTAATGCACGGTATACCTTTTCTAGAACCTACCGATCTTAAAGCGGGAACAGTCGCTGACGCGGGACAAGACGCCGATGTAGTTATTATTACCGCAGGAGCCGCTCAAAAACCCGGAGAAAGCCGTTTAAATCTTTTAGAACGTAACGTCAGCATCTTTAGACATATTCTCAGTGACGTAGTCAAATACTGTCCCAACGCCATTTTACTCATTGTTAGTAATCCTGTGGATATTATGACCTACGTGACGCTAAAAATTACCGGTTTCCCCAGTCATCGCGTCATTGGTTCGGGTACAGTCTTAGATTCGGCTCGTTTTCGTGCGCTCATTGGTCAAAAACTAGGTATTGACGCCCGTAGCGTTCACGCCTACATTATCGGTGAACATGGAGATAGTGAGGTTCCCGTATGGAGTACAGCTAACGTAGCTGGGGTAAAATTGTTGATGAACCAAGATTGGGATGATCTCTCCCAAGACTATCGTCAAGAACTTGAAGATTTATTCAGTCAAGTTAAAAACGCCGCTTACGAGATTATTCAACGCAAGGGCTATACTTCCTACGCGATTGGTTTAACCGTGACGGACATCGTTAAGGCGATTATGCGCTCTCAAGAACGTGTATTGACCGTGAGTAGTCTAGTTCAGGGTTTTTATGGCATAGAAAATATCTGTTTGAGTTTACCTGCGGTAGTTAATGAAAAAGGGATTATCAAAAAGCTCAATCTCGTTCTCAGTGAAAGAGAAAAAGAACAGTTAATCAAGTCTGCTCAAGTACTGACAGAAATATTTACAGAACTGAAAATTTAAGCGTTTATATTTGTTAACAGTTATCTTGACTAGCTGTTAACAATTTATTTTATGAACTAAAAAAAATGGCAATAAATATTGTTCAATTACTCAAAGACCATCCTGAACTAGTTTTATTCGTATTGTTGGCTTTAGCTTACCTGATTGGCAATATTCGTATAGGTAGCTTGGAATTGGGCGCACCTCCTGGTATGTTAATCGCCGGTTTAATTTTTGGTCATTTTGGCTTTAATGTTTTCGAAGGGATAGAAACAATAGGTCTGTTCTTTTTTCTCTATGCTGTAGCCTTTCAAGCGGGACCAGCTTTTTTTAACGTGGTTTTAGCCGACGGAACCAAATATATAACTATGGGGGCGATCGCTACGGTAGTTGGTTTTGTCTTAACTTATTTGTTCGCGATGGTTTTTCAATTTGACGCAGGAACCGCAGCAGGTTTACTCGCAGGTTCTTTAACGAGTCCTGCGGGAGTAGCTGCAGCTATTGAAACAGCACCCTCCCCTGAGATGATTCCCCAAATTAGCATCAGTTACGCTATTACCTATTTGATTGGAGATATCTCTGTATTACTATTGGCGAGAAATATACCGAAACTATTTCGCTTTGATTTGATCGCCCAGTCCAAAAAAGCCGCAGCAGAAAAACACGTCAACGAAGGCGAAGATAGTAACCCCAACTCCTGGACTTTGACTTTGAGAGTGTATCAGGTGAGTAACCCTAGTTTAGTAGGAAAAACTATCTTAGATTTGCAAAAAATAGTAGATTGCTTGGTTTTACGCTACAAAACAGGGGGTTTAGTCACAGAATTTGACCCGGAAACGAGATTACAAAAGGGCGATCGCCTGTTGATTTGGGGTTCGATTGAACAGCAGGACGTGCTAGATCAGCTTTTTGGTGCAGAAGTAGGCGATGCTGAATTATTAGCGATGAAAATCATCAGCCAAGATATTACTATTAACAAAGAAAAAGCCATTGGTAAAACCGTGCGGCAACTGGGTATACACGACGAGCACGCCTGTCATATAACTAAGATCACTCGCTCTGGGATCGATTTGGGGATTCATCCGGAATTAGTAATCAATCGGGGAGATGTACTCGCGATTTCTGGTCCCCAGTCTAATCTGGAAAAACTGAGCAAGTCTCTTGGATATACAGAAAGAGATGTTAATGCTACAGATTTAGTTACCTTCGCAGGTGGAGTAGTAGCGGGATTTATGCTAGGACAAATTAACATAGAAATTGGCGGGATCCAAATCGGCTTAGGTAGCGCGGGGGGGCTATTATTTGTCGGGATTTTACTGGGTTATTTGCGCTCAATTCATCCAACCTTTGGTAGAGTTCCTCCCGCGACTATCTGGATTTTCAAAGAGTTGGGATTACTTTTTTTCTTAGCGGGTGTTGGGGTAGAAGCGGGTCATGGTTTTGTGGAAGCTATGGGTTCACTTGGTCTCCCTATTGTTCTCTCTAGTCTGGTTATAGCGACAGCACCGGTGCTAGTAGTTTTTCTCTACGGTATCTATGTGCTGAAAATGAATCCCGCTTTACTCCTAGGGGCGACTACGGGTGCAGTTACCTGTACTCCAGCGATGGCGGCGGTGAGTGCTGACGCGCGCAGTTCTATTCCTACCATCGGTTACGCGGGTACCTACGCTTTTGCTACTATCTTTAGTGCGATCGCCTCGAGTTTGATGACGCTAATCTGAATAAAAATTACGACAAGACGTAGTTCATCAATAAATCATCAAGAGATATCCCTGCAGCTTTAGCCATAGTTACAATCACACTTTTAGGGGAAAAAGAGCAATATAAACCAGCCTCCAAAAACCAGGGTTGACCGAGAGGATCAATCCTAAAATCAAATAGACTATAATGGCGACAACCAAGGGCTTGATGACATTGTTTAGCTACTGATTGTACAGAAGGAGTGATTGAATCTGTGGTATCTACTATCCAAGCTTTGCCATTATCTTTGGCAGCGAATATAAGCTCACCATTGTCTGTTTGTTTCAATTTATCTGCATAATTACGAATTGGTTGATTATCTGCATTAACCAAATACTCTTCTAGGGGTAAAGCTAGTAATTCCCCATCTTTGACGATGATACCACATCTGACTTCCCTTCCTAAGGCGATATATTCTTCTACCAATACTTCTGAGGAGTAGCTAAAAGCAGTTTGTAAAGCGGTTTGATATTCTGATTTCTCTTTAACCAATGTCACACCCAACGAATTATCAGCATTGACTGGTTTAATAACTACCGGAGGTTTGAGGCTGGGGATATCTGAATGTCTAAGCAATTCACCTTTAGGTACTTTTACGCCTGCTGTTGCCACAATAGCTTTAGTTTTAGCCTTGTTAGCAGCTATAGCCATAACATCCGGAGGATTGCCGATATATCGTATCTGTAATAAGTCTAACAAAGAACGATATTCTGTCATACCTGGCAGACAAAACATCTGAGGTAAGACTAAATCAATCTTTTGTTGATGCAAAAACTCTACAGCTGAAGCAATAGATAGAGGTTGAGCGGAATCAATATCTACTTGACTCAGGGAAGAGGGAAAACGCCAGAGACGGTTGGGCGTTATATAAGCAATCCGAAAGTTATACCGGGGATTGTTATTCAAAGCTTCTAGAGAGTCTTTAGCGTACAAACGAGATAAATTAGCATAAAAATCGCTCTCGGCTGACCCAACCAAATGTAAAATAGTAGTTGCTGACACCTTTAATCTCCTCCTAACTCCACTAACTTACCGATATTAAAATCAATGCGAATCCAGCCTTTTAATTTACGTAAGTTATCCAGGAGTAATAGGGTAATTTGCCAATGTGGGACGGTTAAAAATGGTAGAGGATCGTTAAATTGAAATAAGGCATCTTTACCCTGGGTAATTTTGTGCCACCATTGGGTAAAATCGGACCAAGATTTTATTTCGGTTAAACGCCATAATTCGTGATATAGCCAATAAGTGGGTTTACTCTCTGGAAGTGGTGTAATTATTTCTATCGGATGATCATTTAAATAGGCATCAGCCAATCCCGGGTGATTGTAAAACATGGTAATGGCTGAATGGGTGCGGGGATTACATTCAATGGGATAGATTTCACCATCAACGGTTTGAATAAAATCAAAAGAAATTTGCCCAGTCAGATTTAATCCTCCTACAAATTTACTCACCCAAGTCATCATCTCTGGTTTGTCTACCGATTGATAATTTATCTGAAAGGGTGAAGATGGTGCACAACAATGAAGGGTAATCTTACCATTGCGTACGGTGCTATGGGTACAATATTCGTATCCTTTAATAAATTCTTGCATCACCCAGGGATTTTCTGGAGTAATGGAAAGACTGTTCACATATTCTGCCATATCTTGACAGGGCAGTTTAGTTTTATCTAAACGAGAAACTGAGTCATAGGGTATGCTTTTGAGAATATATTGACTCCCGTCGGTAACAAAGTCAAAATCGAGAATTTGTTGAGGGTTGGTGATTAAAAAAGCTTTGGGTATGGATAATCCGAGGGTTTGGGCTTGGGCACAAAAACTATATTTATTATCCAATATCTGGGTAATTTCTGGGGAGAAGTGGATAACTTCACAATATTCTGATAATTTAGTGCCAGCTAAAGCATCGTAATAACTAGCCACTGGACTAGATACGGGTATAAATACGTCTATATTCTCTGTTTTAACTATATTTACTAAACTTTGAGTATATCCATCTGGGTCTTTTTCTGGTGCAGGGATGGTGTAAAATTTATCTACCGCTTGGGAAAAACGATGACCAGATAACCAATATTTATCAGTCTCTACTAAGAATACTTGATGTCCAGCTTGATGAAAAGAACGACATAATTGTAGAGATTTAGTCATTTTACCGCCGGTAATTAAAATGCGTTTGGGATTAGCTTGGGTTGTGGTTTGATTTACGCCGGGAGTTAGCCAGCTAATTATTAGAGAGGTTAATACGATTACTAAATTTAAGGGTAATAGTATTGTTAATAAAATTAACGTGCCGATATTTTGCAGTATGGCTTTCATAAATCTACTTTTAAAAGGGAAAGGGGTTTTCCATGGGAAAGGGTTTTTCAGGGGAAAGGGGAAGGGGTAAAGGGGAAAGGTTTAATTAATCTAACACCTATCACCTCACACCTAAAACCTAACACCTTCCTTAATTCCTAGTTTTATTTACGCCGAATAATAGTTAATCCATCACGTAAGGGTAGTAAAACCTGTTCTACCCGTGCATCGGATGCTACAATGCTATTAAATTGGGCGATCGCTTCCCCATTGGGTGTCCTTTGCCCTGGTGGTAAATAGGCTTGTCCTTGCAGTAGAGTATTATCTACCAAGATAAATCCCCCTGGTATTAATAAATTCCCATCTAAAATTAGCTTGAAATAGTCCACATATTCTTTTTTATCAGCGTCAATAAACACTAAATCAAAAGATTCTTGAGTATCAACTAATTTTTTCATTGTCTCTAAAGCGGGGGCTACTTCTACCTTGATTTTGCTGCCGTGGGGGGATTCCTGAAAACAGGCGCGGGCAAAGTCAGCTACATAGCTATCTACTTCACAGGCAACCATATAGCCGTCTTCTGGCAAGGCTTCAGCCATGGCTAGGGCGGAATATCCGGTAAACATCCCAATTTCTAAGATACGCTTAGCTTTGGTCATATGGACAAACAATTTAAGGGTTTGCCCCTCAATATGCCCTGACAGCATTTCTTGTTCTAATTGACGCACTGTCTCACCATCGCTAAAGCGTTTACTCCAGTCTTCAGCTGCGGTTTTTTGAGCTAAATTGGCTAAAGCTGTAGATTCTGGTGTAGTACATTGCTCTAGATAGGGATCTATACCAGAAGCTAATGTCTGTATTTGTTCCAAAGAATTCATTAACTGAGTAGGAATATTGGCTTGTTGAGCCATCTCTACTACTTCTTCTATTTGTTGTACTAAAATACTTAGGGGTGTGATTGGTTTTGGTTTCATGTCCCTATTATTCTAAACCAAGGTCACTTAGGTACATTTGTTCTCCTTTGCCATCATCGGGCAGAGAGGTACATAATTGTTTATGGTGTTCAATACCAGCTTGTAATAGCCCAGAGGATATCTCTTGTGCGTAATCACAAGAACCAATTCCTGTAGGTAATGGCGCCCAAATACCTCCTTCTCCTCGTTTACGTCTCATGTTTTTCTGGGCTTTTAACATCAAGTCAATGTCTTCTAGAATAGGATGATATACCGATAAACCAAGAGAACGACACAAGGCAATGATGCGATCGCGTTCTGTTGTTTTTAACCATCCCATCTCTGTAGCTAGACTAGCCCCAAAAGCCATCCCAATAGCTACTGCATGTCCGTGGAGTAATTTAGCCGCCGGCTCAAAGCTTGGACTCCAGGTGTGCCCATAAGCATGGGGACGATCTTGATAAGTTTCAAACATATTAGTGCCTTCGTGCTGCATGTAGGAGAAAAGAGCACGATAAATTACTTGATCGGCGATCGCATTTAATGTCTCATCACTATCAACTGTGGCAAAATGCGTCTCTAGCAGTCGAGCACCATATTCTTCCATCAATTCAAATAAAATGGGATCATCAGTAACAGCCATTTTAATTATTTCCGCCATCCCATTACGAATATGACCAAGGGATAGGGTGCTGAAAAAGCCACGGTCTACTAAAGTTAACACCGGGGGATGATAAGCACCGATACTATTTTTGAATTGTGCACCGTTTGTGCAAGTACGAGGAGATGGCCCTGCATCGATAGCCGCTACTACTGTTGTCCCAATCATAATATAGGGAGTGCGCCTATGTTGTAATGCACAAGCTAATCCTGCCACATCACTCAGCACACCACCACCAATGACTAATACTGGTTCGTTACGAGATACATCACAACCATCTTTGCCTAAGAAATGGAGTAATCGGTGTACAGTTTCTGGAGTTTTATCTGATTCCCAAGCACGACAAGACAATAATTCTAAGGGGATTTGTTGTTGTTGGAAATAATTGCGTATCTCTTTGCCGTACAATTCATCTACTGTTTGATCCACAATCGCTACACAACGACCGCGAGGACCATATATTTCTGCCAAAGTTACGTTATTGAGGTCAAAAATTCCTTGGACTAATCTAACTTCTGCTTCTAATGTATAACTAGCAGTTATCTTAAATGAGCGATTATCTCCACTAGCGGCGATCGTTCCATTGCCTGTGTACCATTGCGATGTGAGATATTTATCATCGTGCCTCAATTCAATAATTTTCTCAGATTTTAGAGAAGAGAGCTTTTGTGGTAATTTTTCCGATTTTGCTTGTGGTTGCGCTTGAACCATAATTCTTTTCCTCTGAGGCTTTTTTAGATAGTCACAAGAATACTTTAATCAAAATTTACACTTTTGTAAAGTTTAATAACAAATTTTAAGTTAAGAACAGATTATTAAGTAATTATGCTTAGTAACATTCTCATATTTTGCCTTGAGATCTGAATATTAATTCAGTGTTCTAGATCTATCAATCCCGCAGGGATCGTTATGGCAGCAGGGTTGTTATCATAGTCCTATATGAGTTGACCTGCCTAAATATATGTGTATACTACACGCATAAATGTTTAGCTATGGCGACTCACAGGAAAAGGATAGCATAACCGAGAAAAGGATCAATCTATGTCTACTCAAGTTAATAGTCATTACAGTTGGTTAAATATTAATAAAAATTACCCTTACTTAATGATAACAATTCTATTGTGCGCAATTATTATTCGTTTAATAGGCTTAAATAAAGGATTATGGATAGATGAATTTTTTTCGTT from Gloeocapsa sp. PCC 73106 harbors:
- a CDS encoding arsenate reductase family protein, which gives rise to MSFEVYGIPNCGTCKKACQWLTAQGIEYSFVNYREDPPSVSSISAWVAQLGTKALKNTSGQSYRQLGPERQDWSDEQWIQAFAHDPMLIKRPVIVKDQEAIAAGFRLKEADLKRKLGI
- a CDS encoding M48 family metallopeptidase gives rise to the protein MPSYPGIASQAFKHPEDQQAEDALRSLPGFDLVASSFIEYLQERPQQIYLLGNNIKVGPRQYATVYGIFRDCLRDLSIYPKPDLYIAQNPQVNAYSLGHQHPYIVLNTGLLELMNETELRVAIAHELGHIKCEHTILIQMAIWVMGAASLLGELTLGLGNLISSSLIFAFYEWRRKAELSADRATLLLMGDLEPVFQTMMTLAGGTQKYQHECSLAEFIRQAEQYQDLGQDNLNQVYRFFVYNGSQGNFLTHPFAVERLLLLKDWSTSAQYQQIRQGNYPREGAKGAVNVESQSEAEILRRQIQDLQEQIDRLRSQRK
- a CDS encoding L-lactate dehydrogenase → MFEQLFLPLPEIEKPSTLRPRKGVVIGVGQVGIACAYSLLIQNCFDELILQDIAEEKVEGEVMDLMHGIPFLEPTDLKAGTVADAGQDADVVIITAGAAQKPGESRLNLLERNVSIFRHILSDVVKYCPNAILLIVSNPVDIMTYVTLKITGFPSHRVIGSGTVLDSARFRALIGQKLGIDARSVHAYIIGEHGDSEVPVWSTANVAGVKLLMNQDWDDLSQDYRQELEDLFSQVKNAAYEIIQRKGYTSYAIGLTVTDIVKAIMRSQERVLTVSSLVQGFYGIENICLSLPAVVNEKGIIKKLNLVLSEREKEQLIKSAQVLTEIFTELKI
- a CDS encoding aspartate:alanine exchanger family transporter, which translates into the protein MAINIVQLLKDHPELVLFVLLALAYLIGNIRIGSLELGAPPGMLIAGLIFGHFGFNVFEGIETIGLFFFLYAVAFQAGPAFFNVVLADGTKYITMGAIATVVGFVLTYLFAMVFQFDAGTAAGLLAGSLTSPAGVAAAIETAPSPEMIPQISISYAITYLIGDISVLLLARNIPKLFRFDLIAQSKKAAAEKHVNEGEDSNPNSWTLTLRVYQVSNPSLVGKTILDLQKIVDCLVLRYKTGGLVTEFDPETRLQKGDRLLIWGSIEQQDVLDQLFGAEVGDAELLAMKIISQDITINKEKAIGKTVRQLGIHDEHACHITKITRSGIDLGIHPELVINRGDVLAISGPQSNLEKLSKSLGYTERDVNATDLVTFAGGVVAGFMLGQINIEIGGIQIGLGSAGGLLFVGILLGYLRSIHPTFGRVPPATIWIFKELGLLFFLAGVGVEAGHGFVEAMGSLGLPIVLSSLVIATAPVLVVFLYGIYVLKMNPALLLGATTGAVTCTPAMAAVSADARSSIPTIGYAGTYAFATIFSAIASSLMTLI
- a CDS encoding ATP-grasp enzyme, D-alanine-D-alanine ligase, which produces MSATTILHLVGSAESDFYANLSRLYAKDSLEALNNNPRYNFRIAYITPNRLWRFPSSLSQVDIDSAQPLSIASAVEFLHQQKIDLVLPQMFCLPGMTEYRSLLDLLQIRYIGNPPDVMAIAANKAKTKAIVATAGVKVPKGELLRHSDIPSLKPPVVIKPVNADNSLGVTLVKEKSEYQTALQTAFSYSSEVLVEEYIALGREVRCGIIVKDGELLALPLEEYLVNADNQPIRNYADKLKQTDNGELIFAAKDNGKAWIVDTTDSITPSVQSVAKQCHQALGCRHYSLFDFRIDPLGQPWFLEAGLYCSFSPKSVIVTMAKAAGISLDDLLMNYVLS
- a CDS encoding ATP-grasp domain-containing protein, which codes for MKAILQNIGTLILLTILLPLNLVIVLTSLIISWLTPGVNQTTTQANPKRILITGGKMTKSLQLCRSFHQAGHQVFLVETDKYWLSGHRFSQAVDKFYTIPAPEKDPDGYTQSLVNIVKTENIDVFIPVSSPVASYYDALAGTKLSEYCEVIHFSPEITQILDNKYSFCAQAQTLGLSIPKAFLITNPQQILDFDFVTDGSQYILKSIPYDSVSRLDKTKLPCQDMAEYVNSLSITPENPWVMQEFIKGYEYCTHSTVRNGKITLHCCAPSSPFQINYQSVDKPEMMTWVSKFVGGLNLTGQISFDFIQTVDGEIYPIECNPRTHSAITMFYNHPGLADAYLNDHPIEIITPLPESKPTYWLYHELWRLTEIKSWSDFTQWWHKITQGKDALFQFNDPLPFLTVPHWQITLLLLDNLRKLKGWIRIDFNIGKLVELGGD
- a CDS encoding O-methyltransferase, which translates into the protein MAQQANIPTQLMNSLEQIQTLASGIDPYLEQCTTPESTALANLAQKTAAEDWSKRFSDGETVRQLEQEMLSGHIEGQTLKLFVHMTKAKRILEIGMFTGYSALAMAEALPEDGYMVACEVDSYVADFARACFQESPHGSKIKVEVAPALETMKKLVDTQESFDLVFIDADKKEYVDYFKLILDGNLLIPGGFILVDNTLLQGQAYLPPGQRTPNGEAIAQFNSIVASDARVEQVLLPLRDGLTIIRRK
- a CDS encoding sedoheptulose 7-phosphate cyclase, with translation MVQAQPQAKSEKLPQKLSSLKSEKIIELRHDDKYLTSQWYTGNGTIAASGDNRSFKITASYTLEAEVRLVQGIFDLNNVTLAEIYGPRGRCVAIVDQTVDELYGKEIRNYFQQQQIPLELLSCRAWESDKTPETVHRLLHFLGKDGCDVSRNEPVLVIGGGVLSDVAGLACALQHRRTPYIMIGTTVVAAIDAGPSPRTCTNGAQFKNSIGAYHPPVLTLVDRGFFSTLSLGHIRNGMAEIIKMAVTDDPILFELMEEYGARLLETHFATVDSDETLNAIADQVIYRALFSYMQHEGTNMFETYQDRPHAYGHTWSPSFEPAAKLLHGHAVAIGMAFGASLATEMGWLKTTERDRIIALCRSLGLSVYHPILEDIDLMLKAQKNMRRKRGEGGIWAPLPTGIGSCDYAQEISSGLLQAGIEHHKQLCTSLPDDGKGEQMYLSDLGLE